The Coffea arabica cultivar ET-39 chromosome 1e, Coffea Arabica ET-39 HiFi, whole genome shotgun sequence genome has a window encoding:
- the LOC113718992 gene encoding uncharacterized protein, which produces MKLKYGGHNTNTSSSIHTTHSGLNAVSLLCYYYSSNSWKAAVSRSRITFTTNTRAAGGGAPSDSKSGCRRWNRSPSLLILCYSYRPKFSSSSTNASTNRTRYNSPSKFNWSIPDAYKDSGDGPHHTDRLTDSDEELDDADCGGGDVDTEIQKTGYNRRRIQSRVSVDASLQSVWNVLTDYEKLADFIPGLAVSQLLQKTDNFARLFQIGQQNLAFGLKFKAKGVIDCYEKEIQNLPFGTRRDIEFEMIEGDFQLFQGKWCVEQISTGDYDIADSIKGQEFHTNLSYIVDVEPKVWLPVHLVQGRLCREIKMNLLCIKEAAERAIQNKVSGYE; this is translated from the exons ATGAAGCTCAAATATGGCGGCCACAATACTAATACAAGTAGTAGCATCCACACGACGCACAGCGGTTTGAAtgctgtatccttattatgctACTATTACTCTTCCAACAGCTGGAAAGCCGCCGTCAGCAGAAGTAGGATTACTTTTACAACAAATACCCGTGCTGCTGGCGGTGGTGCGCCGTCAGACTCAAAATCAGGCTGCAGAAGATGGAACAGGAGCCCTTCTCTACTGATTTTGTGTTACAGTTACAGGCCCAAATTTAGCTCTTCTTCTACTAATGCTTCTACTAATCGCACACGCTATAATAGTCCGTCTAAGTTTAATTGGAGCATCCCGGATGCTTACAAAGACAGTGGCGATGGTCCCCATCATACTGATCGGCTCACTGATAGCGACGAGGAATTGGATGACGCCGATTGCGGCGGCGGCGACGTTGACACTGAGATTCAAAAAACTGGCTACAACCGTCGGAGGATCCAATCCAGGGTTTCCGTTGACGCCAGCCTCCAATCCGTCTGGAACGTCTTGACCGACTATGAGAAATTGGCCGACTTTATACCGGGTCTTGCAGTCAGCCAGCTGCTCCAGAAGACGGACAATTTTGCCCGTCTCTTTCAG ATTGGGCAGCAAAACCTGGCATTTGGACTAAAATTCAAAGCCAAAGGTGTCATTGACTGTTATGAGAAAGAAATTCAGAATTTACCCTTCGGTACAAGGCGCGATATTGAGTTTGAGATGATTGAAGGTGACTTCCAACTCTTCCAAGGAAAGTGGTGCGTTGAGCAG ATCAGTACAGGAGACTATGATATAGCCGATTCTATTAAAGGCCAAGAATTTCATACTAATCTCTCTTATATTGTGGATGTGGAGCCTAAAGTTTGGTTGCCCGTGCACCTTGTTCAAGGCAGACTCTGTCGGGAGATAAAAATGAATCTCTTGTGTATAAAAGAAGCAGCAGAGAGAGCAATTCAGAACAAAGTCTCTGGTTATGAATGA